DNA sequence from the Glycine soja cultivar W05 chromosome 18, ASM419377v2, whole genome shotgun sequence genome:
AATATGTCTTCAATCTCTGCAGACTAGTAAGGGAAATTCAAAATCATGGGAAGAACACCAAAGAGAGGTCTTAAAACAATCCTTACACAAACATTATTTAAAGGTAATAAATCTATTTTATAGATGACCAAATGGCAATTCAGTAGCTCTAACAGTTGTTTTATCTAATTGGATATAGAAGTTCTCACTATGAATGTAATAAGACAAATTGTTTGTCTTCTGCAATGCCATTCAAAATGAGGGTTCTTTCATTTCTTACAAGGTCATTACAAAACTATTCAGGTTTCTTTGATAAAAGCATACTTAAGCAGAAGAAAATGCACTAAGGGACTTTCGCATTTATCCAAACCTTCATAGAAAGAGATATAAAGCTGAAAATTACACCCTTTTGAACCTCTTGCGTAAAGAATTTTAATAGGAAAATACCATTAGTAACGTAGAAGCTAAGTTAAGTAAAATCTTAGCACATCATGCATGTGCAATCTTTTCAAGGTTATGATGGTCGCCACTATCCAATGGAATAAGCTTCTAATATCTTGTGGAATTATCTAGAGTAAATTCTTTGAGTAAATCATGTTACACTGTTGGGCAAGGATTTTCATAAACTTCTAtctgaaatatgtaattgtaaaCATCAACTTATACTGCTTCTATGTTTTTACACTGTATTGTGTCTACTTAGGAAATGTTATTGCCTTTGATTTTCAGAAAATGCAGGCATTATCAACACAATTTCAACATCCATGTATGTATCTAGACCAAAGTCGTTTAATCCAGCAAATTGCACCATCAAACTCACACAAGTGGTGTTCATCCAGTTAATGAAATCATCCACATATTTCAGCAAATTGAGCAAATAAATTTCAGCAAAATCATCCATATAGCCAATAAAGTTAATGGAAAAAACAATGGTATCTACAATGTACAATGTTATCACAAAGTGTCATGTATAATAAGATTGTTAGACTTTTACAATAACTaatctagtaaaaaaaattaaactgtaAGTTCAtagaaaataatgtaaaaaaagaaaaagaaaaaagtaagcattgaaacacaaaattattacacacacaTAAAGGCTCATGTAAACTCACCTCAAACAAAAGGGACCAATCCAAACATGGAAATCAGAACACTTGCAGCACAGGTCTTTTGCCAAGCCTCTTGATCTCTCTATCCATTTTCCCAGTAAGCATCAACCCAAACATCTTGAGATCACACAAGAGTGACCAAAAGGGGTGTCCAAAAGTGGCTGGAACATTCCCCTCCACAAAGAAATGACTGTACCAGGCACATCCATACCCAGAAAAGGGCACCAAGAACAAGAACCACCAGCTGAAGAAAACTGaacagaacaaaaagaaaatactgaAGAGCGTTCCCACAAAGTGCCACCTCCTCGTGGAAGGCTTCGAATGCTGGTTCACGTAAAAGGCCCAGAACTCCTCCAAGCTCCTGAAATTCATGGCTTTCAGAAAAGcataggcaaaaaaaaaaaacagatttttATGAGAACCCAGTTGGGGAAAGAGGTGAAAATTtgtgggggtgagtttgaaggGATTGGGGTGAAAAGAGATGAAGAGTGAGTTTCCTGAAAGTGAGGATTTTGGAAGGAACGTGTTGATGGGGTGTTGGGAATAGTAGG
Encoded proteins:
- the LOC114395395 gene encoding uncharacterized protein LOC114395395, whose protein sequence is MNFRSLEEFWAFYVNQHSKPSTRRWHFVGTLFSIFFLFCSVFFSWWFLFLVPFSGYGCAWYSHFFVEGNVPATFGHPFWSLLCDLKMFGLMLTGKMDREIKRLGKRPVLQVF